A region of Subtercola boreus DNA encodes the following proteins:
- a CDS encoding NADPH-dependent F420 reductase — protein sequence MTTIGIIGAGHIGSQVARAAITAGYDIVISNSRGPETLADLVADLGPKARAATPTEAAEAADFAVVTVPLKAYEAVPVEPLAGKIVIDTNNYYFERDGHIAALDNGLDTVSGMLQRHLVDSKVAKGFNHIKSDDITTDGTPAGTENRRALATASDFEEAAELVTNLYDELGFDTVNVGPLAESWRVERDQPAYVVRQNKHELIENLTKGVRATATA from the coding sequence ATGACAACAATCGGAATCATCGGAGCAGGACACATCGGCAGCCAGGTCGCACGCGCGGCGATCACGGCGGGCTACGACATCGTGATCAGCAACTCGCGCGGGCCGGAGACGCTCGCAGACCTCGTGGCCGACCTCGGCCCGAAGGCTCGCGCCGCGACCCCGACCGAGGCCGCAGAGGCAGCCGACTTCGCCGTCGTCACCGTGCCGCTGAAGGCGTATGAGGCCGTGCCGGTCGAGCCTCTCGCGGGGAAGATCGTGATCGACACCAACAACTACTACTTCGAGCGCGACGGCCACATCGCCGCCCTCGACAACGGTCTCGACACCGTGTCGGGCATGCTGCAGCGTCACCTCGTCGACAGCAAGGTCGCCAAGGGCTTCAACCACATCAAGTCCGACGACATCACCACCGACGGCACCCCCGCCGGCACCGAGAACCGCCGCGCCCTCGCCACCGCGAGCGACTTCGAGGAGGCCGCAGAACTGGTGACCAACCTCTACGACGAGCTCGGATTCGACACCGTGAACGTCGGTCCGCTCGCGGAGAGCTGGCGCGTCGAGCGCGACCAGCCGGCCTACGTGGTGCGGCAGAACAAGCACGAGCTGATCGAGAATCTGACGAAGGGCGTGCGCGCGACCGCGACCGCGTAG
- a CDS encoding enoyl-CoA hydratase-related protein encodes MQLERTGDVFVIRLDESENRFNPGWVGDYLRLLDEAESTSGPAALVTAGTGKFFSNGLDLDWITAHRAESAALLGDVHELFARTLSSGLPTVAAVQGHCYAAGAMLAIAHDYRIMREDRGFLCLPEIDIRVPFTPGMADLVAGKLTPQTVRDAMLFGTRYTAPDALRAGIVDEVAPADAIVDRAIALAASLVGKDAATLRAIKQAVHAHALDSLRNNPANTAIRGVFAD; translated from the coding sequence ATGCAGCTCGAACGCACCGGCGACGTGTTCGTCATCCGCCTCGATGAGAGCGAGAACCGTTTCAACCCGGGCTGGGTGGGCGACTACCTGAGGCTGCTCGATGAGGCCGAGTCGACGTCTGGCCCGGCCGCGCTCGTGACCGCCGGCACCGGCAAGTTCTTCTCCAACGGGCTCGACCTCGACTGGATCACCGCCCACCGCGCCGAATCGGCGGCCCTCCTCGGAGACGTGCACGAACTCTTCGCCCGCACGCTCTCCTCAGGCCTGCCGACCGTCGCCGCCGTGCAGGGGCACTGCTATGCGGCCGGCGCGATGCTCGCGATCGCGCACGACTACCGCATCATGCGGGAGGATCGCGGCTTCCTCTGCCTCCCCGAGATCGACATCAGGGTGCCGTTCACCCCCGGCATGGCCGACCTCGTCGCCGGCAAGCTGACTCCGCAGACGGTGCGCGACGCGATGCTGTTCGGCACGCGGTACACGGCTCCGGATGCCCTGCGAGCCGGCATCGTCGACGAGGTCGCTCCGGCCGACGCCATCGTCGACCGCGCGATCGCGCTGGCCGCCTCACTCGTGGGAAAAGACGCAGCCACACTCCGCGCGATCAAGCAGGCCGTGCACGCCCACGCCCTCGACTCGCTGCGGAACAACCCGGCGAACACCGCGATCCGCGGGGTCTTCGCGGACTGA
- a CDS encoding 5'-3' exonuclease: MTGRLMLLDTASLYFRAFHGVPDTVRAPDGSPVNAVRGLLDMIARLVADFEPTDLVACWDDAWRPQWRVALIPSYKQHRVAEEVAGGVDTEEVPELLTQQIPLIREVLTAFGIPIVGADDHEADDVIGTLASRASGPVDVVTGDRDLFQLVDDRTAVRVIYTARGMSRLELVTDEVLEAKYGISPRQYVDFAVMRGDASDGLPGVAGIGEKTARTLLVDHGDLAGIIVAAEDSGSPMSAAVRARFAVAADYLRVSPKVVEVVRDLDLGGKPAAGEATLGALSPAQLAAIDSLREQWGLGGSVDRALRALNRPA, from the coding sequence ATGACTGGGCGACTGATGCTCCTCGACACCGCTTCGCTCTACTTCCGCGCCTTCCACGGCGTGCCCGACACGGTCCGGGCGCCCGATGGGTCACCCGTGAATGCCGTACGCGGACTGCTCGACATGATCGCCCGGCTCGTCGCCGACTTCGAACCGACGGACCTGGTCGCCTGTTGGGACGATGCCTGGCGCCCGCAGTGGCGTGTCGCGCTGATTCCGTCGTACAAACAGCACCGCGTCGCGGAAGAGGTCGCCGGGGGAGTCGACACCGAGGAGGTGCCCGAGCTCCTCACCCAGCAGATCCCCCTGATCAGGGAGGTTCTGACCGCTTTCGGGATCCCGATCGTCGGGGCAGACGACCACGAGGCCGACGACGTGATCGGAACCCTCGCCAGCCGTGCGTCCGGTCCCGTCGATGTGGTGACCGGCGACCGCGACCTCTTCCAGCTGGTGGATGATCGCACCGCCGTGCGCGTGATCTACACGGCCCGCGGCATGAGCCGCCTTGAACTCGTGACCGACGAGGTGCTCGAGGCGAAATACGGGATCTCGCCCCGGCAGTACGTGGACTTCGCGGTGATGCGTGGTGATGCCTCGGACGGGTTGCCCGGAGTCGCCGGCATCGGGGAGAAGACGGCGCGAACACTCCTGGTGGATCATGGCGATCTCGCAGGGATCATCGTTGCGGCGGAGGATTCGGGGTCGCCGATGTCGGCGGCGGTGCGCGCACGCTTCGCCGTGGCGGCGGACTATCTCAGGGTCTCGCCGAAGGTCGTCGAGGTGGTGCGAGACCTCGACCTCGGTGGGAAGCCGGCCGCCGGCGAAGCGACGCTGGGTGCGCTCAGTCCCGCCCAGCTCGCCGCCATCGATTCCCTTCGGGAGCAGTGGGGCCTCGGAGGTTCGGTCGACCGCGCCCTCCGCGCCCTCAATCGTCCGGCGTGA
- a CDS encoding SDR family NAD(P)-dependent oxidoreductase: protein MTNINGAVVLVVGASGGLGQRIASRLAEAGTTVVRAARNPATLAGPDAYLADLRAPESADALLLAAAAAHPEHLDGVVIAAGAVAFGPVGELDDDTLDALFAVNTSAPIRLIRGALPRLSESAAAGRKPFIVTISGIVAESPTAGMAAYSASKAGLAAFVQAASRELRRSGIRVLDARPGHTETELSRHPLAGTAPTFPAGLDPDAVADRIVAAIVNDEKDLPSSAFTPPAN from the coding sequence ATGACGAACATCAACGGTGCTGTGGTGTTGGTGGTCGGTGCGTCCGGCGGGCTGGGCCAGCGCATCGCGAGCCGCCTGGCCGAGGCCGGCACGACCGTCGTGCGGGCGGCGCGCAACCCCGCGACGCTGGCCGGGCCCGACGCCTACCTCGCAGACCTGCGGGCGCCCGAATCCGCCGACGCCCTGCTTCTCGCAGCCGCCGCGGCCCACCCGGAACACCTCGACGGGGTTGTGATCGCGGCCGGTGCCGTGGCCTTCGGACCGGTCGGCGAACTCGACGACGACACGCTCGACGCCCTGTTCGCCGTGAATACGTCGGCGCCGATCCGCCTCATCCGCGGCGCGCTGCCCCGCCTCAGCGAGTCGGCAGCGGCCGGCCGCAAACCGTTCATCGTGACCATCAGTGGCATCGTCGCCGAGTCGCCGACCGCCGGGATGGCGGCCTATTCGGCGTCCAAGGCCGGCTTGGCCGCGTTCGTGCAGGCGGCGTCGCGCGAGCTGCGGCGGTCGGGCATCCGGGTTCTGGATGCACGACCGGGCCATACCGAGACCGAGCTGTCGCGGCATCCGCTCGCTGGGACCGCGCCCACATTCCCCGCGGGTCTCGACCCCGACGCCGTAGCCGACCGCATCGTCGCGGCGATCGTGAACGACGAGAAGGATCTGCCGAGCTCCGCCTTCACGCCTCCCGCGAACTGA
- a CDS encoding LLM class flavin-dependent oxidoreductase, whose protein sequence is MTGSTGTDRPLAKLGFLTIGFFDEHDPLGGHESTLQIIELGEQLGFDSAWLRDRHLQFGISSPVAVLAAATQRTSRIELGTAVIPLGFENPFRLAEDLATVDVLSRGRLNPGISVGEPTHFEAIREHLYPDSGQTEKFGHERAERLLANLRGEPVSTFTGTEGIEAYSPRIQPFAAGLAERVWYGAAGLSSAAWAGEHGLNLLSSSVVRAEEDDDFARIQRAQIELFRSKHPLGEAARASQGLVVIPTDSASPEQAAKYRAYAASRFERTLTPQGPGRILFAPDIVGSSGEIADALLSHAGYQAVDEVVFALPFSFEHEDYVQILTDIATRLAPLLGWTPSAP, encoded by the coding sequence ATGACCGGCAGCACCGGCACCGACCGCCCGCTCGCGAAGCTCGGCTTCCTCACGATCGGTTTCTTCGACGAACACGACCCGCTCGGCGGCCACGAAAGCACTCTGCAGATCATCGAACTGGGCGAGCAGTTGGGCTTCGACAGCGCCTGGCTCCGGGATCGGCACCTGCAGTTCGGCATCTCCTCACCCGTCGCCGTGCTGGCCGCCGCGACCCAGCGCACGAGCCGCATCGAGCTGGGCACAGCGGTCATCCCGCTCGGGTTCGAGAACCCGTTCCGCCTGGCCGAGGATCTGGCCACCGTCGATGTCCTGAGTCGTGGCCGCCTCAACCCGGGTATCAGCGTGGGCGAACCCACCCACTTCGAGGCCATCAGGGAGCACCTGTACCCGGATTCGGGGCAGACCGAGAAGTTCGGACACGAGCGTGCGGAGCGCCTCCTCGCCAACCTCCGCGGCGAGCCGGTGAGCACCTTCACGGGAACCGAGGGAATCGAGGCGTACTCCCCGCGCATCCAACCGTTCGCCGCAGGCCTCGCCGAGCGGGTCTGGTACGGCGCGGCCGGCCTGTCGTCCGCAGCCTGGGCGGGCGAGCACGGCCTCAACCTGCTGTCGAGCAGCGTCGTGCGGGCCGAGGAGGACGATGATTTCGCCCGCATCCAGCGCGCCCAGATCGAGCTGTTCCGGTCGAAGCATCCGCTGGGCGAGGCAGCACGGGCCTCGCAGGGCCTCGTCGTCATTCCGACCGACAGCGCGAGCCCCGAGCAGGCCGCGAAGTACCGGGCGTACGCCGCCAGCCGCTTTGAACGCACGCTCACGCCGCAGGGGCCGGGCCGCATCCTGTTCGCCCCCGACATCGTCGGCAGTTCCGGTGAGATCGCGGATGCCCTGCTTTCCCATGCCGGATACCAGGCCGTCGACGAGGTGGTGTTCGCCCTCCCGTTCTCGTTCGAGCACGAGGACTACGTGCAGATCCTGACCGACATCGCGACCCGCCTGGCGCCGCTGCTCGGCTGGACGCCGTCGGCCCCCTGA
- a CDS encoding DMT family transporter, translating into MSEKTVRKTMAKTSTSKGLAVAILAAATFGASGAFIKPLLEAGWSPAAAVTVRALIGGIVLLPFALLSLRGRWAALWRGRWRVLAMALVGVAGTQLVYFAAIQRIPVGTGILIEYMAPLLLVASVWAISRRRPKVVVLVGSVIALVGLVLVVSPGGGGAMDALGIVFALIAMVGCALYYVIAARPADGLPAVALAGFGLLLGGLVLGAVGLTGAVPFTASFGEVGLLGGSAPWWIPLLIVGVISTAIAYAASIAASGMLGSRLASFVGLLEVVAATFYAWLLLGEALSAAQLVGGALILVGIGFVRSEKRAAEPLAPGADGDPDASFDAEQFAKA; encoded by the coding sequence GTGAGCGAGAAGACGGTGAGGAAGACCATGGCGAAGACGTCGACGTCGAAAGGACTGGCTGTCGCGATCCTGGCCGCGGCCACATTCGGGGCGTCCGGCGCGTTCATCAAGCCGCTGCTCGAAGCGGGTTGGAGCCCGGCCGCCGCCGTCACCGTTCGCGCCCTCATCGGCGGAATCGTGCTGCTGCCGTTCGCCCTCCTCTCCCTCCGCGGTCGCTGGGCAGCGCTCTGGCGCGGCCGTTGGCGGGTGCTCGCGATGGCGTTGGTGGGAGTCGCCGGCACGCAGTTGGTGTACTTCGCGGCCATCCAGCGCATCCCGGTCGGAACGGGCATCCTGATCGAATACATGGCGCCCCTGCTGCTGGTCGCGAGCGTCTGGGCGATCAGCCGGCGCCGTCCGAAGGTGGTCGTGCTCGTCGGATCGGTCATCGCTCTGGTCGGGCTCGTGCTCGTCGTGTCGCCGGGCGGTGGCGGGGCGATGGATGCACTGGGAATCGTCTTCGCGCTGATCGCCATGGTCGGCTGCGCCCTCTACTACGTGATCGCGGCCCGCCCGGCCGACGGTCTGCCCGCGGTGGCGCTCGCCGGATTCGGGCTGCTGCTCGGTGGTCTCGTGCTCGGCGCGGTCGGGCTCACCGGCGCCGTTCCGTTCACCGCGTCCTTCGGCGAGGTCGGTCTGCTCGGGGGTTCGGCGCCCTGGTGGATCCCGCTGCTCATCGTCGGCGTCATCAGCACGGCGATCGCCTACGCGGCGAGCATCGCGGCCAGCGGGATGCTCGGCTCCCGCCTGGCGTCGTTCGTCGGGTTGCTCGAGGTGGTGGCCGCGACGTTCTACGCCTGGCTGCTGCTCGGTGAGGCGCTGTCAGCGGCCCAACTGGTCGGTGGAGCGCTGATCCTCGTCGGAATCGGATTCGTGCGCTCGGAGAAGCGCGCGGCCGAACCCCTCGCGCCCGGCGCCGATGGCGACCCAGACGCGAGCTTCGACGCCGAACAGTTCGCGAAGGCGTAG
- a CDS encoding CGNR zinc finger domain-containing protein codes for MHFAPDTEDTLSFAVDLMNTVAGATKSGLDALATPAELGAILSFWQYSGRIDLDDLELAEVRATRARLRRVWMLARTDAVGEVNAMLSDARALPQLVRHDTLDWHLHATDPEAPLAERIRVEVALALVDVIRSDENGRLRACAADDCDGLLLDLSRNGSKRFCSVRCGNRMNMVAFRERAAEA; via the coding sequence TTGCATTTTGCCCCTGACACCGAAGACACCCTGAGCTTCGCCGTCGACCTCATGAACACCGTCGCCGGCGCGACGAAGAGCGGCCTCGACGCCCTCGCGACCCCCGCCGAACTCGGCGCGATCCTGAGCTTCTGGCAGTACTCCGGACGCATCGACCTCGACGACCTCGAACTCGCGGAGGTACGCGCCACCCGCGCGAGGCTCCGCCGGGTCTGGATGCTCGCCCGCACCGACGCGGTTGGCGAGGTCAACGCGATGCTGTCCGACGCGCGGGCACTCCCCCAGCTGGTGCGGCACGACACCCTCGACTGGCACCTGCACGCGACCGACCCGGAGGCGCCGCTGGCCGAGCGGATCCGGGTCGAGGTCGCACTGGCGCTCGTCGACGTGATCCGGTCGGACGAGAACGGCCGCCTGCGGGCGTGCGCAGCCGACGACTGTGACGGCCTGTTGCTCGACCTCTCCCGCAACGGCTCGAAACGCTTCTGCAGCGTGCGGTGCGGCAACCGGATGAACATGGTCGCGTTCCGCGAGCGCGCCGCCGAAGCGTAA
- a CDS encoding GntR family transcriptional regulator produces MTESDGPNVFTVRLDAGAAEPPYEQVRRQVSEAVLAGILVPGSKLPTVRGLADELGVAVNTVAKSYRELESDGVIETRGRSGSFVAASGDPRMREGQTAALAFVERVRHLGFTRDEALDLVKGALRT; encoded by the coding sequence ATGACGGAGTCCGACGGGCCGAACGTGTTCACCGTGCGCCTCGACGCGGGTGCGGCCGAGCCGCCGTACGAGCAGGTGCGACGGCAGGTCTCCGAGGCCGTGCTGGCGGGCATCCTCGTGCCTGGATCGAAACTCCCCACCGTGCGCGGTCTCGCCGATGAGCTCGGGGTGGCGGTCAACACCGTCGCAAAGAGCTATCGCGAGCTCGAATCGGATGGGGTCATCGAGACGCGGGGTCGGAGCGGGTCGTTCGTTGCGGCCTCCGGCGACCCGCGGATGCGCGAGGGCCAGACCGCTGCCCTGGCCTTCGTGGAGCGGGTGCGTCACCTGGGGTTCACCCGCGACGAGGCCCTCGATCTCGTAAAGGGCGCACTCCGCACCTGA
- a CDS encoding APC family permease, which produces MTTAPARGSTDVESKGLKGGALGLVGSVVVGVASTAPAYSLAASLGFIVASGGSLLAGVKSPGIILLAFVPMYFIAVAYQELNKAEPDCGTTFTWASRAFGPKTGWMGGWGIIAADVIVMANLAQIAGSYSFTLVGKLFSDDAISALSGDVFWSTVAGLAWIAIMTYICYRGIEVSARLQYALLGIEVVILVAFAVFALVKVYTGTAETYSLMPDISWFLPFDLDFSTVIAPAILTAVFIYWGWDTAVAVNEESDDPGRTPGRAAVISTLLLLVTYALVAVATIAFAGVGTEGVGLGNPENASDVFSAIGPDLFGDSAFGGVMLALLYISILTSASASTQTTILPTARTSLSMAVYKAVPESFAKIHPKFLTPTWSTVGMGIISAAFYLLFTLISPTLLSALIGSVGLLIAFYYGLTGFACVWYYRRTLTATFRDFIMRGLIPLLGGLMLTAVFIFGLIQYALPDWLTDENDENVTIFGIGAVAVVGVGSLVLGVILMLIMRWRSPAFFKGQTLERRSDLILAGEHYPVGIRLPDSEETTVIARDLSNLPTGLIAVDLETGKRYAKQKRNAAAPDARAGDPAPDARTGDSAPDVPPTDAAP; this is translated from the coding sequence ATGACAACAGCTCCCGCACGAGGCAGCACGGATGTCGAGAGCAAGGGGCTGAAGGGCGGCGCCCTCGGTCTCGTGGGCAGCGTGGTGGTCGGTGTTGCGTCGACAGCCCCGGCCTACTCGCTCGCAGCGAGCCTCGGTTTCATCGTGGCATCGGGCGGCTCCCTGCTCGCGGGCGTGAAGTCGCCCGGCATCATCCTGCTTGCGTTCGTGCCGATGTACTTCATCGCCGTGGCCTACCAGGAGCTCAACAAGGCCGAGCCCGACTGCGGCACCACCTTCACGTGGGCCTCGCGGGCGTTCGGCCCGAAGACCGGCTGGATGGGCGGCTGGGGCATCATCGCCGCCGACGTGATCGTGATGGCGAACCTGGCCCAGATCGCGGGGTCATACTCGTTCACCCTGGTCGGCAAACTGTTCAGCGACGACGCGATCAGCGCCCTCTCGGGCGACGTGTTCTGGTCGACGGTCGCCGGTCTCGCCTGGATCGCGATTATGACCTACATCTGCTATCGCGGCATCGAGGTGTCCGCCCGTCTCCAATATGCCCTTCTCGGCATAGAGGTCGTGATCCTCGTCGCCTTCGCCGTTTTCGCGCTCGTGAAGGTCTACACCGGCACCGCCGAGACGTACTCCCTGATGCCCGACATCTCCTGGTTCCTCCCGTTCGACCTCGACTTCAGCACCGTGATCGCCCCGGCCATCCTCACCGCCGTCTTCATCTACTGGGGCTGGGACACCGCCGTCGCCGTGAACGAGGAGAGCGACGACCCGGGCCGCACGCCCGGCCGCGCCGCCGTCATCTCGACGCTCCTGCTGCTCGTGACCTACGCCCTCGTCGCTGTGGCGACCATCGCCTTCGCCGGTGTGGGAACCGAAGGCGTCGGCCTCGGCAACCCTGAGAACGCGAGCGACGTCTTCAGCGCGATCGGCCCCGACCTGTTCGGCGACTCGGCGTTCGGCGGAGTCATGCTGGCGCTGCTCTACATCTCGATCCTGACCTCCGCGTCTGCGTCGACACAGACGACGATCCTGCCGACGGCGCGCACCTCCCTCTCGATGGCGGTCTACAAGGCGGTACCCGAGAGTTTCGCGAAGATCCACCCGAAGTTCCTCACGCCGACCTGGTCGACCGTCGGGATGGGCATCATCTCTGCCGCGTTCTACCTGCTGTTCACGCTGATCTCGCCCACGCTGCTGAGCGCGCTGATCGGGTCGGTCGGCCTGCTGATCGCCTTCTACTACGGCCTCACGGGCTTCGCCTGCGTCTGGTACTACCGGCGCACGCTGACGGCGACGTTCCGCGACTTCATCATGCGCGGGCTGATCCCGCTGCTCGGTGGGCTGATGCTCACCGCCGTGTTCATCTTCGGGCTGATCCAGTACGCGCTGCCCGACTGGCTGACCGACGAGAACGACGAGAACGTGACGATCTTCGGCATCGGAGCGGTCGCGGTCGTCGGCGTGGGATCTCTCGTGCTGGGCGTCATTCTGATGCTGATCATGCGCTGGCGGAGCCCGGCCTTCTTCAAAGGCCAGACACTCGAACGCCGCAGCGACCTGATCCTCGCCGGCGAACATTACCCTGTCGGCATACGTCTGCCCGACTCCGAGGAGACCACGGTGATCGCCCGCGACCTCTCGAACCTGCCGACGGGGCTCATCGCGGTCGACCTCGAGACCGGCAAGCGGTACGCGAAGCAGAAGAGGAACGCAGCTGCTCCGGATGCCCGGGCGGGCGACCCCGCTCCGGATGCCCGGACGGGCGACTCCGCTCCGGATGTTCCCCCGACCGACGCCGCTCCGTAG
- a CDS encoding alanine--tRNA ligase-related protein, translating to MDAHDIRNAYLDFQRERGHVQIARANLVPRGDGSTLFTGSGMQALLPYLLGEHHPDGIRLTDSQPCLRAQDIEEVGDNRHTTFFEMLGNWSLGDYFKEQQIRAFFAFLVDVVGLDPTKLAVSCFIGDEEYGIPRDDEAAAIWQAVFAERGIEARIATVGSQADGDARGVAPGEKIFFYDSGENWWSRGGSLLGTPLGDPCGPDSEVFYDFGPDHHDASFGKAHPASDSGQFMEIGNQVFMQYRREQDGSFTPLTQRNVDFGGGLERIAAAALDTPDVYRISLLWPIVETLSRLSGASYEADPRPLRIIADHLRGAVFLAVDGVRPSNKEQGYVMRRLLRRAIRTAYSIDLRDTFFEEVVGQIADLYENDYPEIRSAREEIVAVLLKEERSFRRTLEAGLRMIGGYAGGTLTGEDIFRLSDTNGFPRELSIEEAERLGIPVEPDWAAGYDAALRAQQERSRGASHLGAADPA from the coding sequence ATGGACGCACACGACATCCGCAACGCCTACCTCGACTTCCAGCGTGAGCGCGGCCATGTGCAGATCGCGCGGGCGAACCTCGTTCCGCGCGGCGACGGCAGCACTCTCTTCACCGGCAGCGGCATGCAGGCGCTGCTGCCGTACCTGCTCGGCGAGCACCACCCCGACGGGATCCGGCTGACCGACAGCCAGCCCTGCCTCCGCGCCCAGGACATCGAGGAGGTCGGCGACAACCGCCACACCACCTTCTTCGAGATGCTCGGCAACTGGAGCCTCGGCGACTACTTCAAAGAGCAGCAGATCCGCGCGTTCTTCGCCTTCCTGGTGGATGTCGTCGGCCTCGACCCGACGAAACTCGCCGTGAGCTGCTTCATCGGCGATGAGGAGTACGGCATCCCGCGCGACGACGAGGCGGCCGCGATCTGGCAGGCCGTCTTCGCCGAGCGCGGCATCGAGGCGCGTATCGCGACGGTCGGCAGCCAGGCCGATGGGGATGCCCGTGGAGTGGCACCGGGCGAGAAGATCTTCTTCTACGACTCCGGCGAGAACTGGTGGAGTCGTGGCGGCAGCCTTCTCGGAACCCCGCTCGGCGACCCCTGCGGCCCCGACAGCGAGGTCTTCTACGACTTCGGTCCCGACCACCACGACGCGAGCTTCGGCAAGGCGCACCCGGCGAGCGACAGCGGCCAGTTCATGGAGATCGGCAATCAGGTCTTCATGCAGTACCGCCGCGAACAGGACGGATCGTTCACCCCCCTCACCCAGCGCAACGTCGACTTCGGCGGCGGGCTGGAGCGCATCGCCGCGGCAGCCCTCGACACGCCCGACGTGTACCGCATCAGCCTGCTCTGGCCGATCGTCGAGACCCTGTCGCGTCTCTCCGGCGCCTCCTACGAAGCGGATCCCCGCCCCCTCCGCATCATCGCCGACCACCTGCGCGGTGCCGTGTTCCTCGCGGTCGACGGGGTGCGGCCATCCAACAAGGAGCAGGGCTACGTCATGCGGCGACTGCTCCGCCGCGCCATCCGCACCGCCTACTCGATCGACCTCCGCGACACATTCTTCGAGGAGGTCGTCGGCCAGATCGCCGACCTGTACGAGAACGACTACCCCGAGATCCGTTCCGCGAGGGAGGAGATCGTAGCCGTGCTGCTCAAGGAGGAGAGGTCGTTCCGGCGCACGCTCGAAGCGGGTCTCCGGATGATCGGGGGGTACGCCGGGGGCACCCTGACGGGCGAGGACATCTTCCGGCTCTCTGACACCAATGGGTTCCCGCGGGAACTCAGCATCGAGGAGGCCGAGCGGCTGGGCATCCCCGTCGAACCGGACTGGGCGGCCGGCTACGACGCGGCACTCCGCGCGCAGCAGGAACGTTCGCGGGGCGCGTCGCACCTCGGCGCGGCCGACCCCGCCTAG
- a CDS encoding DUF3224 domain-containing protein, translating to MTDKAPSPTTLIARFSVTGWDPSPLVGLDGDGEWVGAIIMRKTYTAGIVGESVAEFLSSGDEESGRGYLAAERITGTLDDGRTGSFTVHHGALQHPSDPSAFGYIVPGTGTGDFTGFAGSARIVHDADGAFFEFTLGA from the coding sequence ATGACTGACAAGGCGCCGAGCCCCACCACCCTCATCGCTCGATTCTCGGTGACGGGGTGGGACCCGTCGCCGCTCGTCGGCCTCGACGGTGACGGCGAGTGGGTCGGCGCGATCATCATGCGGAAGACCTACACCGCCGGGATCGTGGGCGAGAGCGTCGCCGAGTTCCTCTCGTCGGGAGACGAGGAGTCGGGCCGCGGATACCTCGCGGCCGAGCGCATCACCGGAACCCTCGACGACGGCCGCACCGGCTCGTTCACCGTGCATCACGGCGCCCTGCAGCATCCGAGCGACCCGTCGGCCTTCGGCTACATCGTGCCCGGCACCGGTACCGGCGACTTCACCGGTTTCGCCGGCTCCGCTCGCATCGTGCACGACGCCGACGGCGCGTTCTTCGAGTTCACGCTCGGCGCCTGA
- a CDS encoding PPOX class F420-dependent oxidoreductase, with protein sequence MTAEIPADYVRLLEGPNYGSLGTIRPDNTVQVNPMWFLYDGETLRFTHTTKRAKYRNLLQNPSMSLAVIDPENPFRYLEVRGRLTKVVPDPTGAFYVVLGKRYGNPDQAPPPDSADRVILVMSIERTTKQ encoded by the coding sequence ATGACAGCTGAAATCCCCGCCGATTACGTCCGGCTGCTCGAAGGGCCCAATTACGGCTCGCTCGGCACGATCCGCCCCGACAACACCGTCCAGGTGAACCCGATGTGGTTCCTCTACGACGGCGAGACGCTGCGCTTCACGCACACGACGAAGCGCGCGAAGTACCGCAATCTCCTGCAGAATCCGTCGATGAGCCTCGCGGTGATCGATCCCGAGAACCCGTTCCGGTACCTCGAGGTGCGCGGCCGGCTGACCAAGGTCGTGCCTGATCCGACCGGAGCGTTCTACGTGGTGCTCGGCAAGCGCTACGGCAACCCCGACCAGGCCCCACCGCCCGACTCGGCCGACCGCGTCATCCTCGTGATGAGCATCGAGCGCACAACGAAGCAGTGA